The genomic window GCCGCTCCAGCAGCCGCGGGAACAGCGAGAAGCACCGCTCCAGGTCCTCGGCGATACCGGCCTTGTCCCGGCGGGTGTAGGCGCCGATCTCCAGGTTCTCCAGCACCGTCATACCGGGGAACACGCCCCGGCCCTCCGGCGACTGGCCGATACCGAGGATGACCCGCTTGTCCGCCCGCAGCTTGGTGATGTCCTGGCCGTCGAAGACGATCGAACCCTTCGCGACCGGGCGCAGGCCGGAGATGGCCCGCATGGTCGTGGTCTTGCCGGCACCGTTGGCGCCGATCAGAGCCACGATCTCGCCTTCCTCGACCTCGAGCGAGATGCCGTGGAGGGCCTCGATCCGGCCGTACTCCAGGGTGAGGTCCTTGATCTCAAGCAGCATCGGTCGGCACCCCCAGGTAGGCCGCGATCACCTTCGGGTTGTCACGGACCTCGGCCGGCAGGCCGTCCGCGATCTTCTGCCCGAACTCCAGCACCGTGATCCGGTCGGTGACGCCCATGACCAGGCGCATGTCGTGCTCGATCAGCAGGATGGTGACGCCGCTGTCGCGGACCTTGCGGATCAGGTCGAGCAGCTCCAGCTTCTCGGCCGGGTTGAAGCCGGCGGCCGGCTCGTCCAGGCAGAGCAGCTTCGGCTTGGTGGCCAGCGCCCGGGCGATCTCCAGGCGGCGCTGCTCACCGTAGGACAGGTTCCGGGCCAGTTCACCGGCACGGCCCTTGATCCCGACGAAGTTGAGCAGGTCGTGCGAGAGGTCGCGACCGGCGCGCTCCTCCTTCCAGTGCCTCGGCAGCCGGAACAGCGCGGAGAGGACACCCGCCGTGTGGTGGGCGTCCGCGCCCACCATGACGTTCTCCAGCGCGGTCATCTCCGGGAACAGCCGGATGTTCTGGAAGGTCCGGGCGATGCCCATCCGGGTGATCTTGTGACGGCGCTGACCGCTGATCCGCGTCCCGTCGAACGTGATCGTGCCCTCGGTCAGCTGGTAGACCCCGGTGATCGCGTTGAAAAGCGTGGTCTTGCCCGCACCGTTCGGCCCGATCAGACCGAGGATCTCACCCTTGCGGATGTGGAAGTCGACGTTGTTCAGGGCGGTGACGCCACCGAACCGCAACAACGCCTTGTCGACGACCAACAGGTCCTCACCCGTGACGGGTTCCGGAGTCGAAGTCGGCTCACTCACTGGTCACTGCCTCCTTCCGGCGATCCTGGAACTCCGCGGCCCGCCGCTTACTGGCGATGGCACCCTGCGGACGGAAGATCATCATCACGATCAGGACGACGCCGAAGACCAGGATCCGGTACTCGGCCGGGTCGAACGTCAGACCCAGCTGGCTACCGACACCCCGCAACCACTCCGGCAGGTACCAGGTGATCGCCCCGCCGACGATGGCACCCGCGATGTTGCCCGAACCACCGAGCACCACCGCCGCCAGCACCAGGATCGAGTTCTCCAGGGTGAAACTGTCCGAGTTGATGAACCCTCGGTTACCCGCGAACAACGCTCCCGACAGACCACCGACCGCGGCGCCGATCGCGAACGCGGCGAGCTTGAACAGGAACGTCGGCACCCCCATGATCTGGGCGGCGTCCTCGTCCTCACGGATCGCGACCCAGGCCCGGCCGACCCGGCTGCGCGCCAGGTTCCGCACCCCGAACACGATCAGGATGATCACGGTGAGAGCCAGCCAGTAGTACGGGCGGGCGTCGGTCACTCCGAACAGCGCCTTGCCGTCCACCTCACCCGGCGGGTGCGGAATCGACGGGATACCACGCTGGCCCTGCGCGATGCCCTCGTTACGGGCCGCGTACAGGCGGATCATCTCGGCGAAACCGAGCGTCACGATCGCCAGGTAGTCACCGCGCAGCCGCAGCGTCGGCCCACCGAGGATCACCCCGGCCAGCAGGGTCACCAGGACGGCCGCCGGCACCGCCGCCAGCCACGGCCAGGTCAGGCCGAGCCGGCTCTCCGGCGACGTCAGCAACGCCACCGTGTAGGCGCCGACCGCGAAGAAGCCGAAGTAACCCAGGTCCAGCAGGCCGGCGAAACCGACCACCACGTTCAGCCCGACCGCCAGCAGTACGAACCACGCGGTGTCGAACAGCACCTGCGCCATGTCCGTACGCGCCGTGTAGAACGGCAGGTAGAAGTTGCCCATCGGGATGCCGAGGTACTCGTAGAAAGCCCGGTTCGGCAGCAGGTAGAGGAAGACGATCAGCGCGGCGATGCCGGCCCAGCGGAACTGCGGGGGCATCTTCTCCCAGCGGGACTTCAGCACCGAACCACGGCCGCCGTTGTCACTCGCTGTCTTATCGACGCTAGTGCTCATGCGCGTGCCCTCCCCAGCGACTCGCCGAGCAGACCGGTCGGCCGGAACATCAGCAGGATCACCAGCAGAACGAAGCCGGTGAAGTCTTTCCATTCTCCACCGAACAGACCCGCCGCATAGTTCTCCACGACGCCCAGCAGCAGACCACCGAGCAGCGCGCCCCGCAGGTTGCCGATGCCGCCGAGCACGGCCGCGGCGAACGCCTTGAGACCGATCAGGAAGCCGATGTTGAACTTCGTGAAGCCGTACCGGATGTCCCACAACAGCGCGGCGACACCCGCCATCGTTCCGCCCAGGACGAACACCAGGAGGATGATGCGGTTCTTGTTGATACCCATCAGCGCGGCCGAGTCCGGGTCCTGCGCCACCGCGCGGATGCCCTTGCCCAGCCGGCTGCGGTTCACGAACTGGTCCAGGGCCGCCAGCATCAGCAGCGCGATGCCCAGCACCAGGACCTGTGTGTTCGTCACCTTGAACGCGCCCAGCGAGAACAGCACTGACGGCTCGACCACCGTCGGCATGCCGAACGGCGCCCGCTTGGTGTAGATACCGATCGCCTCGGCCAGGACGAACGAGGCACCGATCGCGGTGATCAGGAAGGCCAGCGGCGGAGCGTTACGCCGTCGCAGCGGCCGGTAGGCCACCAGCTCGACGGTCACCGCGGTCACCGCGGACGCCACCGCACCGGCGATCAGGCCCACGACGATCAGCAGGAGAATGGTGCCGATGCCGCTGACCGGCGAGTTCTGGTCGAACCCCAGCCAGCCCCATGCCACCATCGTGGTGAACGTGCCGATCATGAAGACTTCGGAGTGCGCGAAGTTGATCAGCCGCAGCACGCCGTATACCAGAGTGTAACCGAGGGCGACAAGGGCATAGATGGAGCCCTGTTCCAACCCTGTCATTGTTAAATCAGGAAAATTCCTGATAAGTCCGTCGAAGTCCAAAGTGCGCGCTCCCGCATCGCGGAGGGGTATCAGACAAACGGATGCGGCCGGGAGTCACGCTCCCGGCCGCATCACAGCGGCCGCTCAGGCGGCTCGCTCAAGAGCCAATGAGCCCGATCAGGACTTCGGGATCTCCTGGTCCGGAGCAACCTTGCCAGCCGTGACCTTGAACGCCCACACCAGAACCTGCGCCGGGTCGAGCTCGCCGGTCGCCTCGAACTTGTAGGTGACACCGGTCGCCGTACCAGCGGCGTTGTAACCCGTGATGAAGGTGTTCAGCTTCTCGCGGGTCGTGTTACCGGCCTTGATACCCGCCAGGGCGATGTTCGTGATGTCGTACGAGACATCCGCGTACGTACCCGGCTCAGCGTTGTCGAACGCCGCCTTGTAGTCCGTCACGAAGGTGCCCTTCGCCGCCGTGGCCGGAGCACACGGGCAGGTCAGGATCGTGCCCTCGGCGACAGCCTCACCGGCGACCTTGACGAAGTTCGCGTCGTTGACACCGTCACCGGCGACCATGGTGCCCTTCCAGCCGGCACCCTTCAGCTGCTTGAGCAGCAGACCCGCCTCGGTGTAGTAGCCACCGAAGAACAGGGCGGTCGCGCCACTGTTGGCGATCTTGGTCGAGACGGCCGAGAAGTCGGTCTGCTTGACCTGAACCTTGTCGTTGCCGATGACCTTCGCGCCGAGGACCTTGGTGACCTCCTCGGCCAGGCCCGCACCGTACGCGGACTGGTCGTCGACGACGTAGACCTTGTCGGACTTCAGCACCTGGTCGATGTAACGGCCGGCCGCCGGACCCTGCGACTCGTCGTTACCGACACCACGGTGGAACGTCTTCCAGCCCTTGGTCGACAGGCTGGGGCGCGTCGCCGACGGCGTGATCGACGGGAGGCCCGCCTCCTCGAAGATCGGGTCGGCGACCTCGGACTCACCCGAGAACGCCGGGCCGATGATCGCGGTCACCTTCGCGTCGCTGACCGCCTGCTGCGCCAGAGCCGGAGCCTTGGCCGGGTCGCCCTGCGAGTCCAGCTCCATGAGCTCGACCTTGCAGTCCGCGTTCGCCACGTTGTACTGGTCGATCGCCAGCTTGGTGCCGTTACGCATGTGGATACCGAGACCGGCCGCGTCACCCGTCAGGGCGCCGAAGAAGCCGATCTTCAGGCCACAAGCGGCACTGTCGCCACCAGTCGACTCACTCGGGCTGTCTGCCTTACACGCAGCAGTACCACCCAACATGAACGCGGCAACCGCAGCCGCGCCCACTGCCCGAAAAAGCTTCTGCCTCAAGGCAAGATTCCCTTCATCAATGGCATCCGATCCCCACGCCGAGGGGTGTCCTCGACGAAAAGTCACGGAGCCGGCACAGCAGCCGGTCTTGCGGCGGGACGCTATCCCACGGTCAGTAGCCACGAGTAGCAAATTGGCTGCGCATTGACCGAACCGTTACCCGGCTCCAAGATCGTGTTGCCGTCATATGACGCGGATCAGCCGAACGCGCTACCTGAACCGCCCGAACGGTCCGTCCGACATGTAAACGCGAGCCCCCGAGCCGCCGTCCCGCAACAACACCAGTCGATCCGCCGACCCCGCCACCGCCGCCACCGTGTCCACGGACCGTGACCATGGCGCCGGCAGATCCACACCCGCCCAGGTCCCGCCGGAATCCGCCGACACCGACAATCCGAAACGGTCACCGGACCCGGTCAATGCGAACAACCGGCCCGCCGCCACCGCACCCGACACCACCGGCGGCACACCCGGGCCCACCACACCGAACGCCGGACCCGCCACCCAGCGCCCGCCCACCGGCCGCCACGCGCGGAAACCGTCCGACACACCCAGCAGCACCGGACCCGCCCAGAACAACTCCCCTGAACCCGGCGAGTCCACTGAAACCGCCGACCAGCCCGCCGCGACCGCCCACGACCACACCGCCGGACGGCGCACCCCACCCGACGAGGCCGCACCCACCACCAGCCAGCCGGACCCCGACGCCACCGCATCCGACGCCCACGACGAGACACCCGCGCCCGGGCGCAACACGAACGCCGCACCATCCGGCGACGACCACACCGACGCGCCCGACGCCCGGTTACCAACGATCAAAAACTGACCGGCGCCGGTACGGGTACGCCCAGCGTTCACCGCATCCGGGCCACCGAACAGCTCGAACGGCGCGGACACCTCACGCACCGGACCCGACAACGGCCCCACCCACGAACTCACCCGCGGATTACCGTGCACCCCACCCGACTTCGCACCCAGCAACACCAGGCTCCGGCCGGAACACGCCACCGACGACAACACACTCTGCCCGCCGTAGAACGACACCGGCTCCAGACCCATCGGCCGCCACGACACCGCGTCCGCACTCGACCACAACGCCGGGCGCGTCTCCCCCGACACCTCCCGGACCCCACCCACCACAAACCACGAACCACCACAAACCACAACATCACGAGCGATCGCCGTACGCCCGTCAGCCGCCGCCCCGGCGACCGGCTCGACCGGCAGCACCGACTCCCGCCACACCGGACCCGGAGACGGCGAAGGCGGCGCCACCGAACAACCAGCCACCAAGCCGACCGTCAGCAACACCGCCAGACGTCTCACAGCGAAGACCCGGCCCCCGGCCACCGCCGCACCGGACGACTCACTGCGGCGGCTCGACCTCGGCCTGCTGCTCCGCCAGAATCCGGTCCGCGACCTCACGCATCGTCATCCGATGATCCATCGCGGTCCGCTGGATCCACTTGAACGCCTGCGGCTCGGTCATCGAATACTTCGTCATCAGCTCGCCCTTGGCACGCTCCACCGACTTGCGCGTCTCCAGACGCTCCGTCAGCCCCGCCACCTCGGACTCCAGCACCGCGATCTCCGAATACCGGGACAACGCGATCTCGATCGCCGGCACCAGATCAGACTTCTGGAACGGCTTCACCAGATACGCCATCGCACCCGCCGCGCGCGCCCGCTCCACCAGATCCCGCTGACTGAAAGCGGTCAGGATCACCACCGGCGCGATCCGCCCACCGGCGATCCGCTCGGCCGCCGCCAGCCCGTCCATGATCGGCATCTTGATGTCGAGGATCACCAGGTCCGGCTTCAGGTCCTCAGCGAGGCGCACGGCCGTCTCGCCGTCCCCCGCCTCCCCGACGACGTCGTAGCCCTCCTCGACGAGCATCTCGGCGAGGTCCAGACGAATGAGGGCCTCGTCCTCGGCGATGAGCACCCGCTTGCGCTCGGCACCAGCCTGCGTGTCGGCCACGGAAACCCCTACCCCCAGAACGTCGATGTCGCGACACCCGGGTATCTGGGTGTCGCCGCCCTAAGCCTAGTGGGTAGGCTGTCCCTTGCTCGGGTTGGCGTGCCTAACTTGCGTCCGCCCGGGACGCTTCGTCCTCGTAGGCCAACCGGCAGAGCCAATGCTCTCAAACAGCATTCAGTGTGGGTTCGAATCCCACCGAGGACACCAGAGATCGATCCGTTCGACCGAGCGGAGCAACGAATGCATTCCCCTTCGGTCCGCGACACTGCACGCGAAATGCACGCGGCTGGCAGAGGCCTCTCCGAGATTCACCGGCAGCTCGGAATCTCTCGCAATACGGTGGCCTACTGGATCTACCACCGGCGGGCGCGAGATCGGCAGGTCGCCCGGACCTGCTGGTCGCTGCGGACCTGCTGACGCAGCGAATTCCGCTACTGACTGTCGCGTGCGACAACCGCCACCTCGGGCTGATCCATGAGGTGACCCATGCCATGGAGGCCAGCGGGGTTCGGACGGTCGCCTATCAGGAGAAGCCGGGCTGC from Actinoplanes derwentensis includes these protein-coding regions:
- a CDS encoding ABC transporter ATP-binding protein, translating into MLLEIKDLTLEYGRIEALHGISLEVEEGEIVALIGANGAGKTTTMRAISGLRPVAKGSIVFDGQDITKLRADKRVILGIGQSPEGRGVFPGMTVLENLEIGAYTRRDKAGIAEDLERCFSLFPRLLERRKQAGGTLSGGEQQMLAVGRAMMTRPKLLLLDEPSMGLAPMLIQQIFEIISEINSQGTTVLVVEQNAQQALSRAHRAYVLETGKIVKSGTGQELLHDPAVKDAYLGVA
- a CDS encoding ABC transporter ATP-binding protein, which translates into the protein MSEPTSTPEPVTGEDLLVVDKALLRFGGVTALNNVDFHIRKGEILGLIGPNGAGKTTLFNAITGVYQLTEGTITFDGTRISGQRRHKITRMGIARTFQNIRLFPEMTALENVMVGADAHHTAGVLSALFRLPRHWKEERAGRDLSHDLLNFVGIKGRAGELARNLSYGEQRRLEIARALATKPKLLCLDEPAAGFNPAEKLELLDLIRKVRDSGVTILLIEHDMRLVMGVTDRITVLEFGQKIADGLPAEVRDNPKVIAAYLGVPTDAA
- a CDS encoding branched-chain amino acid ABC transporter permease — encoded protein: MSTSVDKTASDNGGRGSVLKSRWEKMPPQFRWAGIAALIVFLYLLPNRAFYEYLGIPMGNFYLPFYTARTDMAQVLFDTAWFVLLAVGLNVVVGFAGLLDLGYFGFFAVGAYTVALLTSPESRLGLTWPWLAAVPAAVLVTLLAGVILGGPTLRLRGDYLAIVTLGFAEMIRLYAARNEGIAQGQRGIPSIPHPPGEVDGKALFGVTDARPYYWLALTVIILIVFGVRNLARSRVGRAWVAIREDEDAAQIMGVPTFLFKLAAFAIGAAVGGLSGALFAGNRGFINSDSFTLENSILVLAAVVLGGSGNIAGAIVGGAITWYLPEWLRGVGSQLGLTFDPAEYRILVFGVVLIVMMIFRPQGAIASKRRAAEFQDRRKEAVTSE
- a CDS encoding branched-chain amino acid ABC transporter permease translates to MDFDGLIRNFPDLTMTGLEQGSIYALVALGYTLVYGVLRLINFAHSEVFMIGTFTTMVAWGWLGFDQNSPVSGIGTILLLIVVGLIAGAVASAVTAVTVELVAYRPLRRRNAPPLAFLITAIGASFVLAEAIGIYTKRAPFGMPTVVEPSVLFSLGAFKVTNTQVLVLGIALLMLAALDQFVNRSRLGKGIRAVAQDPDSAALMGINKNRIILLVFVLGGTMAGVAALLWDIRYGFTKFNIGFLIGLKAFAAAVLGGIGNLRGALLGGLLLGVVENYAAGLFGGEWKDFTGFVLLVILLMFRPTGLLGESLGRARA
- a CDS encoding branched-chain amino acid ABC transporter substrate-binding protein, encoding MRQKLFRAVGAAAVAAFMLGGTAACKADSPSESTGGDSAACGLKIGFFGALTGDAAGLGIHMRNGTKLAIDQYNVANADCKVELMELDSQGDPAKAPALAQQAVSDAKVTAIIGPAFSGESEVADPIFEEAGLPSITPSATRPSLSTKGWKTFHRGVGNDESQGPAAGRYIDQVLKSDKVYVVDDQSAYGAGLAEEVTKVLGAKVIGNDKVQVKQTDFSAVSTKIANSGATALFFGGYYTEAGLLLKQLKGAGWKGTMVAGDGVNDANFVKVAGEAVAEGTILTCPCAPATAAKGTFVTDYKAAFDNAEPGTYADVSYDITNIALAGIKAGNTTREKLNTFITGYNAAGTATGVTYKFEATGELDPAQVLVWAFKVTAGKVAPDQEIPKS
- a CDS encoding ANTAR domain-containing response regulator, which produces MADTQAGAERKRVLIAEDEALIRLDLAEMLVEEGYDVVGEAGDGETAVRLAEDLKPDLVILDIKMPIMDGLAAAERIAGGRIAPVVILTAFSQRDLVERARAAGAMAYLVKPFQKSDLVPAIEIALSRYSEIAVLESEVAGLTERLETRKSVERAKGELMTKYSMTEPQAFKWIQRTAMDHRMTMREVADRILAEQQAEVEPPQ